From the genome of Neomonachus schauinslandi chromosome 1, ASM220157v2, whole genome shotgun sequence:
TGGGAGGTTTTCCCCTCTCTTTGTGGAGCATGAAATAGTGATGAATCTTAACATTGCTTTGAGTCCGTTTGAACTTTGGTATTCTACAGTTCCTAAAGCATTTTGGGGTTTAcagagcatttttaaatttacaaagagCTCTGGGGTTCATGAAGCATTTTGCAGCGTCCAAGGGCCTTGGGGTTTACAGGTTATTTCCCAGGGGAAGGAGCTTAGGGGTGTTAGAGTCTTACCAGGTGCTTTTACTGCATCCAGCCCAAGCCTCAGAGCCGCCCCGGGGAGCTCCATCCCCTCTCTGTCTGTCGGTATGGGTCACACTCCCTAGTGGGGCCGAGGCTCCGGGGGCCTGTTCTCAGTTTACCTTGTGTCTGGCTCACCGCTGCAGCCTCTGGCCTCGTGGGCCCCATTCCCTCTCTGCTAAGTGGACCTACCTGATAGGGTCAGCAACTCCTAAAGCTCCAGAAACTTCAGAACTTCCTCAAATACTTGGTTAAAGGGCAGACTCCCAGGTCCCAACCCCAGTTCCAAAGAAATAGACAGTTATGCCATAGGGCCCAGGAATGTGCCTTCTAAGCCTGCTTGTGTCCGGTGAGCCTGCTTTGCCCATGAAATACCTGACAGTGGGGCCAGAGGGTTACCATCCGTGGTGTATGTGGTGATGCTCAGATTTTCTCATTCTAAGAGGCAGCAGATTGCTTTCCATTAGGTGTTCCCAAGATTTTCTGGGGCTGCCCTACCAAATGGCCACCAACGGACTGGTTTAAACAAGGGAAGAGTCTTCTTCCCTGGCTCCAGAGGCTGCAGGTCTGAGATGCAGGTGTCATGGGGTGGGCTCCTGCTGAGGCTCCGAGGGAAGATCCTGTCTAGGCTCCCCCAGGTCCTGGAGGTGCCACAGCCCTTGGTGTCCCTGGCTATTTGACACATCCCTCTGGTCCCTGCCTTGCCTGCTTTCTGTGTCCAACTTTTCtgctcttataaggacaccagtcattggctTTGGGGCCACCAGAATGAGCTCAAGACCCttcacttaatcacatctgcaaagacacttTTTCCAAGTAAGGTTCCATCCGCATGTTCCAGAGGTTGTGACACAGACACATCTTTTTTGGGGCCACCGTTCCACCTGCTGTAGGAGGGGTGGCCCCAGAATCCTGTGGTTTTGGAGCCCATGTCCTTACTAACTCTGGAATTCTGAGTCTGATTCCATGGAAGCTTCTGAGCCAGCAGTTCTCAGACTTGAGGGTGCATCAGGCCTACAGAGGGCTCTTGAGAATGCAGAGATTCCCATTCAGCAGGACTCTCCAGCAAGCTCCCGGTGGTGCTCACACAGGCCTCTGGCCCTGCAGGTGCGGACCAAGGATGTGCTCTTTGAGAGCATCAGCCATCTGATCGACTACCACCTGCAGAACGGGCAGCCCATCGTGGCTGCCGAAAGCGAGCTGCATCTGCGTGGTGTGGTCAAACGTGAGCCCTGAGCCAGGTGTGTAGTCCGCCCCCATGGGCTCCCAGCATTTACCCATTCACCcagcttttttctcattttaaaaattaagaaagaattcACAAACcacacaattcacccatttaaaaggtgcaactcagtggtttttagtgtgtTTAGAGATGTGCAATCATTCTctacctaattccagaacattccatcgccCCAAAGGCACCCCGCCCccatcaccccctcccctccccatctccattCTCCATTAGTCGTCACTCCTCGtcgccccgccccagcccccggcccccacgAACCCCCTTCCCGTCCGTGGATGAGCCTGTTCCGGACGTGTCACCCACATGGACTCACACCCCATGTGGCCTTccgtgtctggttccctccctgagcgtcgtgggTTCAGGGTCTGTCCCCGGGGCAGTGTGTGGGCTCCTCGCTCCTGTTTGTGGCCCAGTGACGCTCCGGTGGATGGACACATGTTTACCTATTcactgtcgatggacatttgggtgtttccactttttggctgttactAATAATGCCACTCAGAACATGCATgtccaggtttttgtgtggatgtattttCATGGCTCCTGGAtctatacctaggagtggaattgctgagttctcATGGTAACTCTGGGTTTAATTGGTGATAAAACATCTCTGGGAGGAGGTGGCTCTACACCAGAGGAAGGACTAGGGTGGCCTGGGTCTGTCTGGTGGGCATTcgaggagaggtgggggagatggaAAGGTAAACCCTTGGCCTTTTGCTTTTGGTGCTGGGGGGCCATGGGAGGGTTTTGAGTTGGGGAGGGACAGGCAGGTCTGGGTGATTCTAGGACCTTTGTGGTGAGAGACTGGGGCttctgggggcagtggggggtggtTTAGGCAGGAGAAGGTGTGGCTGAGCTGGGCTGCATGCACTgacttggggaggagggagagatagGACCGGGATTTGggaagccaggagctgggggttcagctggggagggaggggctgcaaGGGGAGAGGGTTGCGggatatccccccccccccagggctcaGCAGAGAGGCGTTTCCAGCCAGGTTGGGCTGCTCTCCAGTCCCCCTGACCAcggccccttcctgcctcccggTCCCCAGCCAAGCCTGAGGCTGCAGGCACAGAAGGGATTTCCAGTCTGAGGACAGGCTTTAGGGGCTGGGAGTGGGCACGTGGAACACTGACATGATCTGCAGTGCCTTTGGGGCTGTGTGTTCGCATGTGTTAGGCTAAGACGTGCTTCCCTTCCGTCCCCAGAGGGGTGTGTGACCTGAGAAACAATGCCGATGGCACCAGTGGCCAAGTCCAGGCATGGTGCTCGGCACCTCCCAAAGCCTCCAAGTCCCAGGTGGTTCTGAGCATTTTCGCAGAAGGAagggcacagagaagtgaaggcCCTACCCTAGGTCACACTGCAAGAACATGGGGGAGCTGAGACCTCTCCCTGGCCCCTCAGCCTGAGGACCCTCACTGGGCCCTGTAACTGAGGTTCGGGGGGCCACTTGAGCCCAGGTCTCTGGTTGCTGTCACAGCTGACCCCTGACCTCGCCTTCTCTTTCTTCCGCAGGTGATGGTTCTCAGCTCCCGCTCCTGTCCTGTGCTGCAGATGCTCCCTGTCGTGGCCTTATGGGCTCCTCAGCTTCTCTCTGGACCCTGGTCAGGCTGGAGCTGCCgctgtctctccttcctccagcctctAGATCTTCCTTCTCcagctggccctgggctgggacAGCGAGGCCAAGAGATGGGGGCCCAAGACCCTTTAATCCCACCgacccctgcctgcctccaccctctgcctgggatgAGGGTGTCCATACCAAAGACAGAACTTTTCTcacctttaaagaaaatatcttacAGAAACCCAGTCCTCTCTCTCCGAGCCCTGGCCGGGGTCGCCGCCGGGTTCAGGAGGAACCATCTCTCTCCCCAGAGGGACTTCAGCTCACCTCCCTGGAAAGATGGATTCCTGTCCTTGACagctcagtttctccacctgaaAAATCAGTGCACAGTTGTCTTTTATGGGGAAGAATTAAGGTGTTTGGGGTCCTCAGGCCAGGACACCTGTGAATGTTGAAGTGTGGGGGGCACCTCAGGGCTCAGCTGGGACAGTGGGGGGCATCCAGGCAGCAGCCGGACAACCCGCCCTGGTGGGGGGTGGTCATGagggccctgccctcccagctgtCCACCTGTACTGGACATTTGGGGTCTGTTTGTAATTACACGTGGGGATGATGGTGAGGAAGTCAGCCTACCTGACACTGAGGGGCCCTTGGGTTGGGAGGCCAAGGCCAGTCTCCCAGGTGGAAAGCCAAGGCACACGTGTGTCTTCCTGCAGCtggagggtgtgggggatggagaggagggtGCAGGCCTGGAGATGTGTCCCTGTGGGGGAGCACTGTCCCAGAACCCCCAGCACCACCCTCACGCTTCTATTTCCACCCCCAGATAGAGCACCCCACTCCTCTATGAGACACAGCCCTGTCCTCTCCTGGGAAACACCGTAGCTTATCTCCTATATGCTGTAGACCCGTGTCTTTCAGGATGCCCCGAATATCTGGCAAActgttcttcatttctcctcttgACTGCTCCTAACTTAGCCCTGAATGTGGCCTGACATTCTCAGGTGTCCCCACTCCTGACCCCCTAGGAGCTCCTGCTTATCCCCGATGCCTCTCCAGACCTTCCCTCCCAGAGACCTCATCTCTCCCTGAGACCCCTCCTCTGACTATCCTGAAGAGGCCTTCCTGACCCTCACCACACCCTGCCAGGGCCACACCTGTGCCTAGGGTCTGGCTCATCAGcaggccccacccccatgctctggGGGAGCCTGGTGAGGGTATGGGGAGCAACGGCCACTCTGTCTGTAActgggagcgggggagggagaagctatCAAACGGCAGAGCCAGAGGGGACTCTGATGCCTTGTTTCTTACTTTAGAGGGGCCagtctgtccatccacccatcatctactcacccatccatccattattCATTCCATTCATTGGTCCATCCACCTGTCCCCCGATCCTGGTATCCTTTAGTAtgcctgcgttgggctcccctTATCTGCCAGGACCTCTGGTGGGTAACGAGGATGCAGCAGTAACCAAGACTGATCTGTCCTCATGGAGTCGATAGTCGAGTGACATCAAGCAGCAAATCACCACTAAGTGTGTAATGACAATGTGAACTTAGCCCAGGAAATCCAGGAGGGTGGGAATGACACAGGGGATATGGTCTGGAGGATGAGAGCCCCAGGGGAAGAAGACAGAGTGCTAGGCAGGAGtgatagcatgtgcaaaggccctgtggtgtgTGGCTCGCAGCACATTCAGAGACTAGAAGGATGACCTGTGTGGCTGGTGGTGAGATCAGAGGGGTGGTGGAGTGGAGGACACGGCTGGGGGGAAGCTTGGAGCCAGGGAGAGCTGCTGGGGAGCTTTGAAGCACAGAGATGATAGGATTCCCAAGTGGGAAGTACACTGTTGGGGACAGGAGAGGAATGGGGGGCAATTGGGAGAATTCACTAGGTTCTGGACTAGGGGAATCTCCAAAAGTATCCGATTTCAGAGACTTGTAGGCTAGAGAGGGGTCCTAATGcactttgttcattcattcgttccCCTGTGTCCTCCTTCAAAGCCTCTATGTATCTAGGACACCTGCTGAAGCATGTGCTAAGAACAGCACCAGCTGTGGGTGCTCAGATTCTCCCCACTTGACAGAAGGgggagcagaggctcagagggtgaggtggcagagctgggattcccaCCCCATCACCTCCCCTGTCCTGCTCTCTGAGCCGGGAACGCCAGGTCTGGGGTGCCCATGCAGTGAGGGGGGCCGCGAGCCTGGCTGCCGCTGGTCCCCCAAACTTTTCTCCTGCCCCCATCTACCCTCAATTATTTGGTCGGCAAATGCTCCTCGGGCCGGCCTTGTCCTCAGGGAGccttggggtgggaggcaggcacCATGCAGCCTGGACTGCTTGCTTCCTTTCCCTGAATTGGGCTActcccctgtgcctcagtttccctgtctgtaaacTGGGGATTGTGGCCCTCCTCCACAGTGGGTTAACCGGTGCCTTGTTGGGCCGAGGTCTCTCCTGGGAGCTTTGGACAGGCCTTCCCGTAGCTCTtccaggggaggagacagagcTCAGAGGAGAAGCTGTTGGCCAGAACTGCATGGGTATAAGGAGGCTTCTCAGGACTGGAGCTTTTTTCTTTGAGCTTCCTCAAGGACCTGTCTGCGGGTGGCTGCAGGGGGCAGTCTGGCTCCTGGCAAGgagcctcctcctctcccacaaGCTTAGGTCCCTGGGGGGTGGGAGTTGAGGCAAGgagcctcctcctctcccacaaGCTTAGGTCCCTGGGGGGTGGGAGTTGAGGACCAAGGCCTTGCAGCATGAGGTGGTGTGActcagggtgggaggggctggtTAATACCACCTGGGCCCCTTTGCCAGCCTCCGCATCTCTGATCTCAGGAAGGCTGCAGCCTGGGGTGTAGGGGGAGTCCTGGGGATCTGCCACACCACACCAATCAGCCTCAGGGCTCTGCAGAGGAAGCAGGTTTTGTTGACTGGAAGAGGTTCCTGTTTAGGGACCACAAGGCTAACTAACCAGCTGGAAGGGCCCGCCTCCTGGACCGCGCCCCTccgaaggcagatgtttgggACCTATCCCCAGGTTCCTtgtctctctgggcctcggtttccccagcCCCCGAAGGTGATGGGGTGGGGGCCACGGGGAGGGGCTTCAGCCGAGCTGGCTTTGGTGGGGATCAGGTTCTGGCGTCCCTTTCGAGGCTGGGCCAGCCCCCTTTCTCACCAGTAGCAGCGTCCAAGAAATGACCACCAGCGCTCCCATCACAGTGTTCTAGGCCCTGTTGTCAGCCCTCTGCGTGTCCTCACCGGTTCATCCTCACCTGAGGCCGTGGTACAGGGACAATCTTTATGCCTGCAAATTGccctggggacagaggcagaggtctGGGCACCTGCCAGCAATCACACCACAGGAAGCATCGGTGTCAGGCTTCCAGCCCCAACAGAGCACCTCCAGATGAGAGTCCCCAGTTGCTCAGCACGGGAATCGGCACAGAACAAGCTCAAGACCTCCTCCCTCAACCCAACTGGGAGGAGACCCTGCCCCAACTGGGTAAGGGGGAGTGGGCAGTGAAGCCCCCAGCACCCAGGCCGGCTTATCATCAGAAAACCCCCAGAGACCTGACTCAGTCACTTCCCCTTTGTGAGCACCACTCTCCCTATCCATGTGATGGAGGAAGGTGGCTTGTGGCCTCCGAGTTCCCCCCTCCCGCCCGCTGCAGGACCGAGCGCTATTCTAGGACTCATGCTTTTTACTGTGGTCCTAGTTCATCCATTTGTCTGGCAGGTATTTATTAAAGTGTCCCCCCAGTGTCTTGGGGTCACAGCAGGGATAaggctgccttcctgccttcctcccagcaGCTCCAGGCCCGACAGGGGCAGTGGACATCAACCAAATACTTGCTCTGGGGCATTCTTCACCATAGCTAAAGTTGGGGTTCAGTGGGCACGGTTAGGCTGTGATGACTGGCCAGCCCAGGCTGGCTGGCAGGGCAGGCTTCTTGGAGTTAGAGGTGAACTGAAGCATTCATTGGCACCTGCTGCCCCTGTTGGACTTTGCGGCCATGTCAGTGTTCTGCCCAGCACAAAAAGGGGCTCAGTGTTTGCTAAGAGAGCAAAGCTGAGACAGACCTTTTGGGGGAGTCATGGACCTCTCAGAGCCTTGCTTTTCGCATCTGGACAAGGAACTCCAAACCCCACCTCACTCCAAGGGAGTTCTGTCCCgctcccacctgcccctctgcACCCCTTCTGCTGATGACCCAGTGGTCACTGCAGACCAGCCCCCATCTAGCTGGGGCCGCAATGAGGAACACAGGAGGCTCCTGGACAATCATAATTTAATAAAGTCCAGGCTTTAGGTTAGTCCTGGCAATCCACTAACTTGCTGGCTTCTCACAGACCAAGACTGGACCCAGGACTGGTTGGCCTTAAGGTCCAGAAGGGGACATGGAGGCTGAGAGGGAGGGCAAGGGGTGAGGAAGCAGAAGTTGAGGCAGGCAGCGTTCAAGGCAAGAGCAGGCGGCATCCAGGGGACCCTGTGGTTTCAGGAGCTGCCAGGCCTGGGGCTGCGGCCTGGTGCTGCCCGTCATCAGTCTCTGAACTGTGAACAGCATGGTGGGGGTGCTCGCCCCTCTCCCCTCGGATCGCGTTTTCCTGCTACACGTTTGTCACGGGAGCTACAAACCGACACTTACAATGTATCTGTGTACCTGTCCACTGGCGTCCCTGGCACTGGGAATCATCAGAAGGCTGGACGCGGCGTCCACCAGCtgctcaataaacatctgttCTCGAAATGCAGGCCGCTCCTTGGGCGGCTGCAGAGTGGACACCCGTTTACCGTCTACCGGGGAGGAGCGCAGCTTAGCTGCTGGGTCCTTATGTCCGGAAGGAAACCCTCACTTCGTCCTGCACTGACGGGGGAGGGCCACCGCCGGGTTGCTCTGAGTCCTTAGGGGCCTGGCCCGGACAAGGCGCTCAGTGACAAATTTAGTTGCGCCCCTTGTTGCCATTGTTTGATTCATCACCCGGAGTCAGGAAAGCAAGCGGCTCTCCAGAGAACCTGCCTACAGCGAGTGTGGGTCTCGGCCCCGCCCAGGTGGACTGAGGCAGGGGCCAGGGGCTCCCGGGGGTCCCCGACTTCGCGGGTCCGTAGGCTCAAGCGCTAGGGGTGGCCATCCACAGGGCGCCACCACCTGCTGCCCACCCAtctgcccccaccagcccccgGGGTCCGGCCGAGGGGCAGCCCCCTGaggcctgggggcggggcggggcggggcgaggcGGGGGCGGTGGCGGGGGCCGCTTGTGCGGCCGTACTAGGAGGAATACGGCGGCGCGGCGTCCGGGCTGGGCGGTTTCCCGCCGCCGCCGGTGAATGAGTCCCTGCtgcgctgccgccgccgcccgtGCTGGAGCTCTGGCCGCGTCCCCCGCGCGGGCCCCGGACCTTCGCGCCAAGACCCCGGCGTGCCCGCGGGACAGCCTCCAGCCTCGGGCCACCACCCCGGGGCAGGTGAGTGCGGGGACCCCGCCACGGTCCGCAAGGTCTGCTgagacccccgcccccaccctaaGCTGAgtctggcgggggtggggggcggagaaCTGGCGGGAGGGGTCAGCTCGCTGCGCTGTCAGGCCCCCGActcacctcctctccctgcccccaccccggtGCCTGGGCCCTCAGCGCTGGGCGAAGCCACAGGTGGGTGGgagcttggggggggggcggggctgggacaTCCTGGGGGTCCGCACACACACCGTGGGTATCTTCCCTTTGGATTGAGTGCAGACCCTTTAGAAAGCGCTTTGAGATCCTTCAaacggggtgggggcgggagagggGCCGCTCTCCCCTGGGAGCTTCCCAAGAGTCGGAGCgccgccccccacctccctcgcTTCGGCTCTCGGGTCTGGGAAGTTAAGCCCGATCTCtcttgggaggggaggggaggcgcgACACGCCCTGAGTGACCCTGCTGACGCCCTGCTAGCTCCCTGCTGGCCAGGGCCTTGTCCTTGTGGCCCCCTCCATGGGGGCCAGGAGCCCCCTCTTCCAGTCCCCCGGTGCTTGGGAGCCCGCAGCTCCTGacccctgcttctcttcccagACTCCAGAGCTCCTCCTGACCTCCGTCCTGCCTGCCCCCATGAAGAAAACCAACCTGTGGTTCTTGGAGCGTCTTCGGGGGTCTGGGGAAAACGTCACTCCTGGGAGCGAGGCTGGGGACAAGGCTTCCAAGGGGCCCCTGCACAGCAATGTGCTCACACCTGACAAGATCCCTGACTTCTTCATACCCCCCAAACTGCCCGCTGGCCCCGCAGATCCTGAGGGGCAGGCTGAGCTGGGCCCCGCCTCGACGACGGAGCAAAACCTGGCCTCGGGGACGCCCCGCCGAGCCCCCCGGAGCCCGCGGCTGCCTGCCAAGCTGGCAGCTGAGAGCAAGAGCCTGCTGAAGGCAGCCACCCGGCACGTGATCCAGATCGAGAGTGCGGAGGACTGGCTGGTAGAGGAGGCTGCCACCAACGCTGACCCCCAAGCCCAGGGCGCCATGTCCCTGCCCTCCGTGCCCAAGGCTCAGACGTCCTATGGCTTTGCCACGCTGGCAGAGAGCCCCCACACGCGGCGTAAGGAGTCCCTGTTCCACAGCGAGCATGGAGCCCTGGCGCAGGTGGGATCCCCAGGTGCCGGTCGCCGTCGGGGGGGCACCAAGGCCAATGGGGGCGATGGGGTGCCCAGGGAGGCTGGTGGGGCCCTCATGAGCCCCAGCCGCTACTTCAGCGGTGGGGAGAGTGACACAGGGTCCTCAGCGGAGTCCTCCCCATTCGGGTCCCCTCTGCTCTCACGTTCCGTGTCACTGCTGAAAGGGTTCGCGCAGGACAGCCAGGCCAAAGTGAGCCAGCTCAAGCACTCAGCGGGCCGCCACAGCTCCCTGTCCGCTGAGGACAGCGCACCAGACACCAGCCCCGGGGCGCGGCGCCGCCTGACCCGCAGGGCCACCCCAGAGCCGGGCCCTGAGACTGGCCAGGCGCCCCGTGCAGAGCACGCGGTCCGCATGGGCCCGCGGGGCAGCGTGCGGCTGCTGGCGGAGTATGAGGTGGCCCAGGCCCGCCTGCGGGTACGCCTGCTGGCAGCCGAGGGTCTCTATGACCGCCTGTGTGACGCCCGCAGCATCAACTGCTGTGTGGGGCTGTGCCTGGTCCCCGGGAAGCTACAGAAGCAGCGGAGCACCATCATCAAGAACAGCCGCCACCCCGTCTTCAACGAGGACTTCTTTTTCGATGGCCTGGGGCCGGCCAGTGTCCGGAAGCTGGCCCTCAGGATCAAGGTGGTCAACAAGGGCAGCAGCCTCAAGCGGGACACGCTGCTCGGGGAGGAAGAGCTTCCGCTGACCTCCCTGCTCCCTTTCTTGTAaaggcccctccctgcctccctcgctcccgagggggcagagg
Proteins encoded in this window:
- the C2CD4C gene encoding C2 calcium-dependent domain-containing protein 4C; translation: MKKTNLWFLERLRGSGENVTPGSEAGDKASKGPLHSNVLTPDKIPDFFIPPKLPAGPADPEGQAELGPASTTEQNLASGTPRRAPRSPRLPAKLAAESKSLLKAATRHVIQIESAEDWLVEEAATNADPQAQGAMSLPSVPKAQTSYGFATLAESPHTRRKESLFHSEHGALAQVGSPGAGRRRGGTKANGGDGVPREAGGALMSPSRYFSGGESDTGSSAESSPFGSPLLSRSVSLLKGFAQDSQAKVSQLKHSAGRHSSLSAEDSAPDTSPGARRRLTRRATPEPGPETGQAPRAEHAVRMGPRGSVRLLAEYEVAQARLRVRLLAAEGLYDRLCDARSINCCVGLCLVPGKLQKQRSTIIKNSRHPVFNEDFFFDGLGPASVRKLALRIKVVNKGSSLKRDTLLGEEELPLTSLLPFL